TCGACGCCGTGAAGAGCCGGAAGCGCGAGACACTGAACCAGGAAATTTACTCCGGCCACGTCAGCACCGTGATGTGCCACGCCGGCAACATCGCCTGGCGCACCCGCAAGCGGCTGAGGATTGACCCGGCGACCGAGACCTTCGACTACGCGGAGGCGAACCAGTTCGTCGGCCGCGAACACCGGAAGGGGTTTGAACTGCCGAAGATTGTCTAGCGCGCACGACAACTTACGCCCAAGAGTTTAGCGCACCATGAACCGCCGCCAGTTCCTCCGCCGTGCCGCCGCCGCGTCCGGCGGCGTCCTGCGCGCCACCGACACGTCGAGCATCCCGCCCGCCACCGCCTGTTTCCGTCAAGGCGAACGGGAGCGCCAGGAGCACGACACCAACGCGCCGTCGGACGCGATGGGTTTCCCGGTTGAATCCGGGCGCGGTTTGTCTTTGAGTTGTTGCGCATGAAACTGAGCGGACTTCATCACGTCTCGATCCTCGTCACTGACATGGCGCGCGCGCGCAAGTTCTATCGCGACACGCTGGGCATGCGGGAGATCGGCATCCCGTCCACGTTCCCCGGCGCGGGGCTGCGGGTGCACTGGTTCGAGCTGGGCGACGAGCAGGTTCATTTGATCCCGACGCCGCAGCCGGATTCGTTCAGCCAGCGGCACTATGCGATGCACGTGGACGACGCGCAGGCGGCGCGCGAAGAACTCCGACGCAAGGGCGTGGAGACGGCGGAGACGGTGCCCATTCCCGGTGCGGACCGGTTTTTCATCCGCGACCCGGACGGCAACCGCATTGAGCTGATCCAGTGGACGGAGACTTACCGCATCGTCCCCGTCGGGGAGTGAGGGGGACAGAAGGCGTTGTCCAACGGCATCAGGACCGGATGAAGGCCACCACCCAATTCGCAGTCGTGCTGGTGACGGCGCCAGACCTGAAGACTGCGCGGCGGCTCGCGCGTTCAGCGTTGAGGGCCCGGCTCGTGGCGTGCGCGAATCTCGTGTCGCGGATCGAGTCGCACTACTGGTGGCGCGGGAAGCTGGAGTCGTCCGCCGAGGTGCTGATCGTGTTCAAGACGGCGCGCGCGCGTCTCGCGGCGCTGGAGAAGCGCGTCCTCGCAGCGCATCCCTACGACACGCCGGAATTCGTGGTGCTGCCGGTGCGTTCGGGCGCGGCGAAGTATCTGAAGTGGCTCGGGGAAAGTGTCCGCGGTTGAGCCGCGCTACCTGAGGTCCGACGGCTTCACACCTTTCTTGTAAGTTTTGAAGCCATACATCGTGGGCTTGAACTCTCCGACGATCTCCACGTTGGCCTTCGCGGGAACTTCGAGTCCCAAGCCCCAGAAGACCGCGTTGACCACGAGCCTTCGCGTCCCTTCGCTGAGCAGGTCGGTCGCCGCCCCCATCGTGGTGCAGAAGACCTTGTTCACCTTGCCGTTTTCGCGGGCATGGTCGCGCGTCCACGCGACGGGCATTGCCGGGTCGTTGACGGGTTGTTCGACCCCCTTGACCGTCTTCTTTTTGTAGTCCGCTGGCGGGTCCTCGGGCTTCATGCCCTTGAGCACTTTGCCCCGCAGCAGGATCCTTGCATCGGCAGGCGGGTGCGCCTCGTAAACGTCGGAGTCGGCGAAGGCGTCTTTCACGCCGCGCAGGATCGGATGATGTTCCGCGCCGGGTTCCGTGACGGCGAGACAGGCTTCGACTTTGTGGCGGCCCCAGTGCGTGACCCACGTCTCGCCCAGCACCTGCCGGCCGAAGCCGCCGCCGTTGTTGAAGTTCCACTTCGCGAACGGGCTGTCCTTCGGGTAGCCGTTGAACGCGTGCGTGCTCGTGCGCAGCGCGATGATGGGCACGCCGCGGTCGAGCGCGGCCTCGAAGCGCTTCGACGCGCCCTCATCCCAGCGGCGGAACCGCAGCAGCATCACGATCGCGTCGGCGGAGTCGAGCGCGGCGGGATTCGACAAACTGCCGCCCTTGTCGGGGTTGATGAAGCCCTCGTCGTCGACGGAGAAAAGCACCGTGCATTTGAAGCCGTGGCGCTGGCTGAGAATCTTGGCGAGTTGCGGCAAGCCTTCCTCGCTACGGTATTCCTCGTCACCCGTGAGGAACACCAGGTGCTTGCCCTTGCCGGGGCCGGGCTTCGCATCGTAGGTGACCCACGTGTTTTCCGCGGCGGTGGCGGCGAATCCGAGGAACGATGCGGCGAGAAGGGCGGTCAGCGATTTCATGGTTGAGTTGAATGCAAGTTGCTGGCTTGGACGCACGCGGGACTTTAGAACTTCGGCGCGCTTGCGCAACGCTGGAGTCGACGGTGCCGCCTTGTAACAAATC
This DNA window, taken from Verrucomicrobiota bacterium, encodes the following:
- a CDS encoding bleomycin resistance protein, yielding MKLSGLHHVSILVTDMARARKFYRDTLGMREIGIPSTFPGAGLRVHWFELGDEQVHLIPTPQPDSFSQRHYAMHVDDAQAAREELRRKGVETAETVPIPGADRFFIRDPDGNRIELIQWTETYRIVPVGE
- a CDS encoding divalent-cation tolerance protein CutA encodes the protein MKATTQFAVVLVTAPDLKTARRLARSALRARLVACANLVSRIESHYWWRGKLESSAEVLIVFKTARARLAALEKRVLAAHPYDTPEFVVLPVRSGAAKYLKWLGESVRG
- a CDS encoding ThuA domain-containing protein, whose amino-acid sequence is MKSLTALLAASFLGFAATAAENTWVTYDAKPGPGKGKHLVFLTGDEEYRSEEGLPQLAKILSQRHGFKCTVLFSVDDEGFINPDKGGSLSNPAALDSADAIVMLLRFRRWDEGASKRFEAALDRGVPIIALRTSTHAFNGYPKDSPFAKWNFNNGGGFGRQVLGETWVTHWGRHKVEACLAVTEPGAEHHPILRGVKDAFADSDVYEAHPPADARILLRGKVLKGMKPEDPPADYKKKTVKGVEQPVNDPAMPVAWTRDHARENGKVNKVFCTTMGAATDLLSEGTRRLVVNAVFWGLGLEVPAKANVEIVGEFKPTMYGFKTYKKGVKPSDLR